The genome window GCTTTCAATGAAATGAATTTATTTGATGTGGTACCTGCTGTTGAAGAAATTACAGTTGAGGATATAAAAAATGCGGCTAATAAATTATTAGCAGAAGAAAGAATAACATCTTGCCAAGTAGTGCCGAAATAATGATAAGTAGACACAAAGAAATCTATTTCTTTGTGTCTGTTGCTGTTTAGGTTTATAGGTAAAAGTAAATGGAGTGAAAAAGACAATGGGGAAATGGATTTTAATTACCGGTGCATCTGGTGGAATTGGACAAGCGATTGCAAAACAATTAGCAAAAGAAGGCTATTCGCTTTACTTACACTATCATCAAAATGAAAAAGCAATAAAGGAACTGTTAGAAGTGCTAGCAGTGAATGGGGGAGAATACTTACCCATACAAGCAGATTTACAACAAGAAAATGACTACCAAAAAATTCTCGAAAGTATTTTCACAATAGATGGAATTGTTCACGCAAGTGGCATAAGTACATATGGTTTATTTACAGATATGGAAGAGGGAGAAATGAAAGCCCTATGGAATGTCCATATACATTCATTAATGTGTATAACAAAAGCTTTATTACCAAAAATGCTTTCGAGACAATATGGTAATATTATTGTGATCACAAGTATATGGGGTCAAGTAGGAGCAGCAATGGAAGTTGCCTATTCTACTGTAAAGGGTGCCCAAATTAGCTTTGTGAAGGCCTTAAGTAAAGAGGTAGCCTTTAATGGTATTCGGGTGAATGCAGTAGCTCCTGGCGCTATTGAAACGAACATGCTTCAATCTTTTTCGCCTGAAGAAATGCAGCTGATGGCAGAGGAAATCCCAATGGGGAGATTGGGAAGTCCCCAAGAAGTAGCAGAAAGTGTAGCCTTTCTATTATCGGAAAAATCTTCTTATATGACAGGACAAGTCCTTTCTCTTAATGGGGGATGGTATGTATAGATAGCTTTTCCAAAAGATTTTCATGCATATTATTACATCGAACGAACCAAAATAATGATGTAATTCACTTAAGCAATGGAAGGAGTAATTCATGATGTCTATTTTAGAAAATTGGGATCAATGGAAAGACTTTTTAGCAGATCGTCTTCATCATGCCGAAAATGAAGGAATGAACCAAGAAGCAATAGGAGATCTTGCTTTTCAAATTGGAGATTATCTGTCTAATCAAGTTCAGCCTAAAAATGAACAAGAAAAGATTTTATCCGATTTATGGTCAGTTGCAGATGAAAAAGAACAACATGCGATTGCAAATATGATGGTAAAATTAGTGCATAATAACGGAACAAAATAATTATTAGTGGCAATCAAAGAAGCTCGATAAATAGAAAAGCTATTTATTGAGCTTCTTTCCTTTCGGAACAGAAAAATATTCCAAAATGTGATGACGTGCTTCGAAAAAGAGCATCTAGATAATAGAAGGGAAGCCTGTCTGTGACCAAAAGCAAGAAAGTGTAGAAGAAAAGAGGCAGATCAAACATGAGCAGCATGCAAATAAATCAAGTAAAAATAGCTTTGAAACAATGATTTTAGATTAAAATGAATGCTTTATTTTCCTAGAATGCACCCTTCTTATAAAAAGTCCATCTTTTTTTCTATTTTGACCCCTTTTTTCTTGATTATTTATACTATTCCTATATGATAGAAGTTAAAAGACTAGAAAATTTCACTTGCTAGTTGTAGGAGGATTTTTTTGGAACAGAAGGAATGGTATTTAGAATACGAAATTCAAAAAAACCGACCTGGCCTACTAGGGGAGATTTCCTCATTACTAGGAATGCTTTCAATTAATATTATCACCATTAATGGGGTAGACGATGGACGGCGCGGCTTATTAATGTTAGCGAAAAATAAGGAACAAATAAAAAGGTTAGAATCTATTCTCTATACAATGGACACAATAAAAGTAATCAAGCTTAGAGAACCTTCTTTAAGAGATAAACTTGCAGTAAGACATGGTCGTTATATTCAAAGAGATGCAGATGACAAAAAAACATTTCGCTTTGTTCGTTATGAGCTTGGATTGCTAGTAGATTTTATGGCGGAATTATTTAAGACAGAAGGCCATAAATTAATAGGTATTAGAGGGATGCCGCGGGTAGGCAAAACGGAGTCCATAGTGGCTGCAAGCGTTTGTGCAAATAAGAGATGGCTTTTAGTGAGTTCTACTTTGCTAAAGCAGACTATCCGCCATTCTTTAATGCAGGGAGAATATAATGAAAATAATTTATTTATCATTGATGGTATTGTTTCTTCCAAACAGATTAATGAGCGACATTGGGCGGTTGTTCGAGAAGTGATGCGCCTGCCATGTATAAAAGTAGTAGAACATCCCGATGCCTTTGTACAT of Niallia circulans contains these proteins:
- a CDS encoding YmfK family protein: MEQKEWYLEYEIQKNRPGLLGEISSLLGMLSINIITINGVDDGRRGLLMLAKNKEQIKRLESILYTMDTIKVIKLREPSLRDKLAVRHGRYIQRDADDKKTFRFVRYELGLLVDFMAELFKTEGHKLIGIRGMPRVGKTESIVAASVCANKRWLLVSSTLLKQTIRHSLMQGEYNENNLFIIDGIVSSKQINERHWAVVREVMRLPCIKVVEHPDAFVHNTEYTLDDFDYIIELRHEPDEEILYDVHKKNTLALESEFEGFDF
- the ymfI gene encoding elongation factor P 5-aminopentanone reductase — translated: MGKWILITGASGGIGQAIAKQLAKEGYSLYLHYHQNEKAIKELLEVLAVNGGEYLPIQADLQQENDYQKILESIFTIDGIVHASGISTYGLFTDMEEGEMKALWNVHIHSLMCITKALLPKMLSRQYGNIIVITSIWGQVGAAMEVAYSTVKGAQISFVKALSKEVAFNGIRVNAVAPGAIETNMLQSFSPEEMQLMAEEIPMGRLGSPQEVAESVAFLLSEKSSYMTGQVLSLNGGWYV
- a CDS encoding DUF3243 domain-containing protein, yielding MSILENWDQWKDFLADRLHHAENEGMNQEAIGDLAFQIGDYLSNQVQPKNEQEKILSDLWSVADEKEQHAIANMMVKLVHNNGTK